In Sphingobium amiense, a genomic segment contains:
- a CDS encoding coiled-coil domain-containing protein — MAKTAAKVQEPAIDHEAVKKEVADKPIIVLMDPIKLDAYIAALRAEVAENPGDVGTAKGRDIIRANAAEIGKKKSAIDRERLRSTEEWRNNIATVNAAGKVVKETLQALQDETRAPLTIWEEREESRMAEAASIIADMKAAVVIQVGDTAAMLRERLERIRSRNLSDDMFGPQIEEVTDLRDETVAALLTAITRVDQEEADRAELVRLREEREERERQDAARREREEAERAEAERQRLAAEAEAQRQADEAARIERERKEAADRAVREAEERAQAERDRIQREHEARLQAERDRAEEAERLAQEERARAAREKAEREEAARREQEEQARREADRAHRSKIQREVKEAFMSCGVDEDTAKKLVLAILAKTVPHTSIQF; from the coding sequence ATGGCCAAAACAGCAGCGAAAGTTCAGGAACCAGCGATCGACCACGAGGCGGTCAAGAAGGAGGTTGCTGACAAGCCCATCATCGTCCTGATGGACCCGATAAAGCTCGACGCTTACATCGCTGCCTTGCGGGCTGAGGTGGCTGAGAACCCGGGCGATGTCGGCACTGCCAAGGGCCGCGACATCATCCGCGCCAATGCGGCAGAGATCGGCAAGAAAAAGTCGGCCATTGATCGTGAGCGGCTCCGGTCGACAGAGGAGTGGCGCAACAACATCGCGACGGTGAATGCTGCTGGCAAAGTGGTGAAGGAGACCCTTCAAGCTCTGCAGGACGAGACGCGCGCGCCGCTCACCATCTGGGAAGAGCGCGAGGAAAGCCGGATGGCCGAGGCTGCTTCCATCATTGCGGATATGAAGGCGGCGGTGGTCATCCAGGTCGGCGACACCGCGGCGATGCTGCGCGAACGGCTCGAGCGCATCCGCAGCCGTAATCTGTCGGACGATATGTTCGGGCCGCAGATCGAAGAGGTGACCGACCTTCGAGACGAGACCGTGGCAGCGCTGCTGACTGCTATCACCCGCGTCGATCAGGAAGAGGCTGATCGGGCCGAACTGGTCCGCCTTCGCGAGGAGCGGGAAGAGCGTGAGCGTCAGGACGCAGCGCGTCGCGAGCGTGAAGAGGCCGAGCGCGCCGAAGCCGAGCGTCAGAGGTTGGCGGCCGAGGCGGAGGCTCAGCGGCAGGCGGACGAAGCCGCACGCATCGAACGCGAAAGGAAGGAGGCAGCTGATCGCGCCGTCCGCGAGGCGGAAGAGCGGGCCCAAGCGGAACGTGATCGCATCCAGCGTGAGCATGAGGCCCGGTTGCAGGCCGAGCGTGATCGCGCTGAGGAAGCTGAGCGCCTTGCTCAGGAGGAGCGGGCCCGAGCAGCGCGCGAGAAGGCGGAGCGCGAAGAAGCCGCTCGCCGCGAGCAGGAGGAGCAGGCGCGGCGGGAGGCCGACCGTGCCCATCGCTCCAAGATCCAGCGAGAGGTGAAGGAAGCCTTCATGTCGTGCGGGGTCGACGAAGACACGGCGAAGAAGCTGGTCCTCGCTATCCTCGCCAAGACCGTCCCTCACACCAGCATCCAGTTCTGA
- a CDS encoding 3'-5' exonuclease gives MILGYDTETTGLPDWHQPSDAPHQPHVIQIAMICQTMDGTEIDRFVSIVKPGPGAVMEPKAFEAHGITLEQAMDEGVDPVEVTDRFIDWAGKAQLMVGHNESFDRRLMRIMAARHKGFKWEPTCPNFCTLYRSKFVLNLPATPRMIATGMPGPKAPNLGECVQHFFGETLEGAHDAAVDIEASLRVMWHLINEVGVPMFKATRSTGGRPAPRRSSPARQASGDPFAAAAALLGGSK, from the coding sequence ATGATCCTTGGCTACGATACTGAGACGACGGGCCTACCTGACTGGCACCAGCCTTCCGACGCCCCGCATCAGCCCCACGTCATTCAGATCGCGATGATCTGCCAGACGATGGACGGCACAGAGATCGATCGCTTCGTCAGCATCGTGAAGCCGGGCCCCGGCGCTGTCATGGAGCCCAAGGCTTTCGAAGCCCACGGCATCACGCTCGAGCAGGCGATGGACGAGGGCGTCGATCCCGTCGAGGTGACGGACCGCTTCATCGACTGGGCGGGCAAGGCGCAGCTGATGGTCGGCCATAACGAATCCTTCGACCGTCGGCTGATGCGGATCATGGCGGCGCGGCACAAAGGCTTCAAATGGGAGCCTACGTGTCCGAACTTCTGCACTCTCTACAGGTCGAAGTTCGTCCTCAATCTCCCGGCGACGCCTCGAATGATCGCAACAGGGATGCCCGGACCGAAGGCGCCCAACCTGGGCGAATGCGTGCAGCACTTCTTCGGCGAAACGCTGGAAGGCGCGCACGACGCTGCGGTCGATATTGAAGCCTCGCTGCGGGTCATGTGGCATCTCATCAACGAGGTGGGTGTGCCGATGTTCAAGGCGACGCGTTCGACCGGCGGGCGGCCCGCGCCGCGCCGGTCCTCTCCGGCGCGCCAAGCCAGCGGCGACCCCTTCGCCGCCGCTGCCGCCCTGCTTGGGGGTTCAAAGTGA
- a CDS encoding PD-(D/E)XK nuclease-like domain-containing protein yields the protein MTELFAPPLSPDGLIVHPGAYPDVSAEDYHGREICVRPSVSSSGLKLISSKSPRHYWAASSMNPNRPERKEKAHFAIGKALHDVLLLSDRFGTHYYILPEGYNARSREFEEYRRAAEYAARKGRTVLTKTQHEMILAMADQLVNDELASALLTAGTPEMTLVAIEPETQVYLRARPDVLPTTMEIIPDIKTAADASLDVYERAATRFGYFQSAAHYLDVIEQLYGAAKRKFVLVTVEKEYPYVVTIDQLDDVDIDFARLRNRAALNRFAECVKTGEWPAYTSRQKPIRQLMMAPYERALINQAIERGELSY from the coding sequence GTGACGGAATTGTTCGCGCCTCCTCTCTCGCCTGACGGTCTGATCGTACACCCCGGCGCCTATCCGGACGTGTCAGCGGAAGATTATCACGGCCGGGAAATCTGTGTCCGCCCGTCCGTCAGCAGCAGCGGTCTCAAGCTGATCTCGTCAAAATCGCCCCGACATTACTGGGCTGCGTCCAGTATGAACCCCAACCGCCCGGAGCGGAAGGAGAAGGCGCATTTTGCCATCGGCAAGGCACTGCACGACGTGCTGTTGCTCAGTGACCGGTTCGGGACCCACTATTACATCCTGCCCGAAGGGTACAACGCCAGGTCTCGGGAGTTCGAAGAATACCGGCGCGCCGCTGAATATGCCGCGCGCAAGGGCCGCACGGTGCTGACGAAGACGCAGCACGAGATGATCCTCGCCATGGCCGATCAACTGGTCAACGACGAGCTGGCGTCGGCGCTGCTCACAGCTGGCACGCCTGAGATGACGCTCGTGGCGATCGAGCCCGAGACGCAGGTCTACCTGCGCGCGCGGCCAGACGTGCTCCCCACCACCATGGAAATCATCCCCGACATCAAGACTGCGGCGGATGCTTCGCTTGACGTCTACGAGCGTGCGGCGACCCGCTTCGGCTATTTCCAGTCGGCGGCCCATTATCTCGACGTGATCGAGCAGCTCTACGGCGCTGCCAAGCGCAAATTCGTGCTGGTGACGGTTGAGAAGGAATATCCCTACGTCGTCACCATCGACCAGCTGGACGACGTCGACATTGATTTCGCGCGCCTGCGCAACAGGGCCGCTCTCAACCGCTTCGCCGAATGCGTGAAGACGGGGGAGTGGCCCGCTTACACCTCACGCCAGAAGCCAATCCGCCAGCTGATGATGGCGCCCTACGAACGGGCACTGATCAATCAGGCGATCGAGCGCGGCGAGCTTTCCTACTGA
- a CDS encoding S24 family peptidase yields the protein MDSQAIIEGLKRYNIPHERIAEVIGRDRTAATKLVNGKRSVKVNEVAALEALIAEYEMEAGDTTIIRRAERLTEQFEDGLLGDYVSVEVLPTHAGMGAGGTADGDRRKTLLPRSLVEGELKASPGDLLVIEVRGTSMVPDFRQGDQILIDRRDRDPKQGGPFAIFDGDTYILKNVEVLPGPEGKMRVFSTNPIFSDWFPADGEAHIEGRPVWYARRL from the coding sequence ATGGATTCGCAAGCAATCATCGAAGGTCTCAAGCGCTACAACATCCCTCACGAGCGCATCGCTGAGGTGATCGGGCGAGATCGCACTGCCGCCACGAAGCTGGTGAATGGCAAGCGCTCTGTGAAAGTGAACGAAGTTGCCGCTCTCGAGGCTCTGATCGCTGAGTACGAGATGGAGGCGGGCGACACGACGATCATTCGTCGTGCTGAACGGTTAACGGAACAGTTCGAGGACGGTCTCCTCGGTGACTATGTTTCAGTCGAGGTCCTGCCGACGCATGCCGGTATGGGGGCGGGTGGAACAGCAGACGGGGACCGAAGGAAAACTCTGCTTCCCCGCTCGTTGGTGGAAGGCGAACTCAAGGCGTCGCCAGGCGATCTGCTGGTGATTGAAGTGCGTGGCACGAGTATGGTCCCAGACTTCCGACAGGGCGATCAGATACTTATCGATCGGCGGGATCGTGACCCGAAACAGGGCGGTCCCTTTGCGATCTTCGACGGGGACACCTACATCCTCAAAAATGTCGAGGTGCTTCCTGGCCCCGAGGGTAAGATGAGAGTCTTTTCGACAAACCCCATATTCTCCGACTGGTTTCCTGCCGATGGCGAGGCTCACATTGAAGGCAGGCCGGTATGGTACGCGCGACGCCTCTAA
- a CDS encoding carph-isopro domain-containing protein, translating to MLSVFQKFGGIRPMAAKIEVPPSTVKSWHAKRDIPEWRRATILARAKEHGIDLTEVELINIPADAPAEERAA from the coding sequence ATGCTCAGCGTCTTTCAAAAATTTGGCGGAATTCGGCCGATGGCCGCCAAAATCGAGGTGCCGCCTTCGACTGTAAAAAGCTGGCATGCCAAGCGCGACATTCCGGAGTGGCGTCGAGCTACTATCCTGGCTCGCGCGAAGGAGCATGGCATCGATCTCACCGAGGTTGAGCTGATCAACATCCCCGCAGACGCGCCCGCCGAAGAGCGCGCCGCGTGA
- a CDS encoding MT-A70 family methyltransferase translates to MAESWPFGALSMFGYEVIYADPPWRYENYSKAGEWKNAARHYDCMSIDEIAALPVGHLAAPNCALFCWVTNPLLDRAIDVIRGWGFTYKTVAFTWAKRTRRDGGWHMGLGYSTRANVEICLLATIGEVGLPIDRGVRSLIIEPLREHSRKPDRIREDILRLYGDRPRCELFSRAHAFGWDCWGDEVGKFDEIPGPRRDRKRGDGPKDSLTVGGDTGGTPLANARSDQSPSVAPLFDGAAL, encoded by the coding sequence ATGGCAGAATCTTGGCCTTTCGGCGCATTGAGCATGTTCGGCTATGAGGTGATCTATGCCGATCCGCCATGGCGCTATGAAAACTATTCGAAGGCCGGAGAGTGGAAGAACGCGGCTCGTCACTACGACTGCATGTCAATCGACGAGATCGCGGCATTACCAGTAGGGCACCTCGCGGCTCCAAATTGCGCTCTGTTCTGCTGGGTCACCAACCCGCTGCTGGACCGAGCGATCGACGTCATTCGCGGCTGGGGCTTCACCTATAAAACCGTGGCCTTCACGTGGGCCAAGCGCACCCGCCGGGACGGTGGCTGGCACATGGGGCTCGGCTACAGTACGCGCGCCAATGTCGAGATCTGCCTGCTGGCCACCATAGGCGAGGTTGGGCTTCCGATCGACCGCGGCGTCCGTAGCCTCATCATCGAACCGTTGCGTGAGCATAGTCGCAAACCTGACCGCATCCGCGAAGACATCTTGCGCCTCTATGGCGACCGGCCCCGGTGCGAGCTTTTCAGTAGAGCGCACGCCTTCGGCTGGGATTGCTGGGGTGACGAAGTCGGCAAGTTTGACGAAATCCCCGGTCCGCGACGGGACCGAAAGAGGGGCGATGGGCCCAAAGATAGCCTGACAGTCGGAGGGGATACGGGCGGCACACCCTTAGCCAATGCCCGCTCCGATCAATCGCCCTCCGTCGCGCCACTCTTTGACGGAGCAGCCTTATGA
- a CDS encoding GIY-YIG nuclease family protein codes for MSKHRLYFIVPASRRQVKIGMSANPWTRLYDLQAGNHEKLSIDLLLTFPDRSSAWRYEDAMHQQFAAQWLHREWFTYSSELQAFCRTWKEGGRPSISQPPCSIKQAISCSGYQISRDDFLANLRARAIA; via the coding sequence GTGAGCAAGCACCGCCTCTACTTCATCGTCCCAGCGTCGCGTCGCCAAGTCAAAATTGGCATGTCAGCGAACCCGTGGACGCGCCTCTACGATCTCCAGGCTGGCAATCACGAGAAACTGTCCATCGATCTGCTCCTGACGTTCCCGGATCGCTCAAGCGCGTGGCGCTACGAGGACGCCATGCACCAGCAATTTGCGGCGCAATGGCTTCACCGGGAATGGTTCACCTATTCGAGCGAGCTTCAGGCATTCTGTCGCACTTGGAAGGAAGGTGGGCGGCCTTCGATCTCGCAGCCGCCCTGCTCGATCAAGCAGGCTATTAGTTGCAGCGGATATCAAATTTCGCGCGATGACTTCCTAGCTAATCTTCGAGCGAGGGCGATTGCATGA
- a CDS encoding terminase gpA endonuclease subunit, translating into MRVYSRQELASEIEKIAADGYCADIAEIARGVRSHLIPPDDIGTIECAETSRYFRSPKGDKKFLWSRAQTPYLVGPARYGLDDSTCREVIMPKPGRSGGTALFECYEYKLMKHGPMPDMLIYLGSDSEVDSYCDKGFRYLFEDHPDIKAKVGTGRSDDKLKAKKVSGRSVEVLQANTKTVTGRQAAWMRVDELDTFPKVLCSNFLEQTRIRGRQLGSHRKVGITSHPDMGWGSGVAQAWTMSSKGIFIMQCPNCGGHASPYPTKFWPDVPRFRLVYEKQPKHERWTLSQRLKVAEQTAVMQCPHCLAGLDDKQRFAMVDDAAAGRGTGRNTMSGWMHEGQWLDVEAGIMGEPDDNPARGFWIHGLMVKAITNAELARDLEGANAHYESTRKTDKLKQVLAKVFAEIFEGAGAGQDLDSAGLQKRASGGHDASADGQKDDLRFTIGRCPASVRFITAAVDVGHGKFDISFRGWDLESRSWWIDRSTLTQRRWPDGVWRELRPTDRIDDWDVLYEMVIDRRFPILGRPGWAMPVAVTCIDSGDGNSTWKAREFARRSIRSGRYWGSRSNPWPKVRLIKGAKPVTAPPLPVVPRKVSKDEHGHEVTPIVLEFDLGVHGLKEQAIERLGVADGGPGQCEFADGISSNHFDEYFGETLKDGKWDRTGPNESLDLFGYEEAGRQMLQPDRKDIKWDEGKLPPWATPVLISTGGGDQAVADEGSPVPTPKKETKGNLLQRFDALNSR; encoded by the coding sequence GTGCGGGTCTACAGTAGGCAGGAGCTTGCCAGCGAGATCGAGAAGATCGCCGCCGACGGCTACTGCGCCGACATTGCTGAGATAGCCCGAGGCGTTCGGTCGCATCTCATTCCGCCGGACGACATCGGCACCATCGAATGCGCGGAGACGTCCCGCTATTTTCGCTCCCCCAAGGGCGACAAGAAGTTCCTCTGGAGCAGGGCGCAGACCCCGTATCTCGTCGGGCCTGCCCGGTATGGGTTGGACGATTCGACCTGCCGCGAGGTGATTATGCCCAAGCCTGGGCGATCCGGCGGCACGGCGCTGTTCGAATGCTACGAGTACAAGCTGATGAAGCATGGGCCGATGCCCGACATGCTCATCTACCTTGGGTCCGACAGCGAGGTCGACAGCTACTGCGACAAGGGCTTCCGGTATCTCTTCGAGGATCATCCGGACATCAAGGCGAAGGTCGGCACCGGCAGGAGCGATGACAAGCTCAAGGCGAAGAAAGTCAGCGGGCGGTCTGTCGAGGTGCTGCAGGCCAACACCAAAACGGTGACGGGCCGCCAGGCGGCATGGATGCGGGTCGACGAGCTGGATACCTTTCCGAAGGTGCTCTGCTCGAACTTTCTTGAACAGACCCGCATCCGTGGCCGCCAGTTGGGCTCGCATCGCAAGGTGGGCATCACGTCTCACCCCGACATGGGTTGGGGCTCTGGCGTGGCGCAGGCGTGGACCATGTCCTCCAAGGGCATATTCATCATGCAGTGCCCGAACTGCGGCGGCCATGCATCGCCCTATCCGACCAAGTTCTGGCCCGACGTTCCGCGGTTTCGCTTGGTCTACGAGAAGCAGCCGAAGCACGAGCGCTGGACCCTGTCGCAGCGCCTCAAGGTCGCAGAGCAGACCGCTGTGATGCAGTGCCCTCACTGCCTTGCCGGTCTCGACGACAAGCAGAGATTTGCCATGGTCGACGATGCGGCGGCAGGCCGGGGGACAGGGCGCAACACCATGAGCGGCTGGATGCACGAGGGCCAATGGCTCGACGTCGAAGCCGGCATCATGGGCGAACCCGACGATAATCCAGCGCGCGGCTTCTGGATTCACGGCCTGATGGTCAAGGCCATCACCAACGCCGAACTGGCGCGCGATCTTGAGGGCGCGAACGCCCACTATGAGTCGACGCGGAAGACCGACAAGCTCAAGCAGGTGCTGGCGAAGGTCTTCGCGGAGATTTTCGAGGGCGCTGGGGCTGGTCAGGATCTGGACAGCGCAGGTTTACAGAAGCGTGCATCGGGTGGACATGATGCGTCCGCCGACGGGCAGAAGGACGATCTGCGGTTTACGATCGGTCGATGCCCGGCCTCCGTCCGCTTCATCACCGCCGCGGTCGACGTCGGGCACGGCAAGTTCGACATCAGCTTTCGCGGCTGGGATCTGGAAAGCCGTTCGTGGTGGATCGATCGGTCTACCCTGACGCAGCGGCGCTGGCCGGACGGTGTGTGGCGCGAGCTGCGCCCGACCGACCGCATCGACGACTGGGACGTCCTCTACGAGATGGTCATCGACCGACGTTTCCCCATCCTTGGACGGCCGGGGTGGGCCATGCCGGTGGCGGTGACCTGCATCGACAGCGGCGATGGCAATTCGACGTGGAAGGCGCGAGAATTTGCCCGCCGGTCGATCAGAAGTGGCAGGTACTGGGGCTCGCGTTCCAATCCCTGGCCGAAGGTCAGACTGATCAAAGGCGCGAAGCCTGTGACCGCTCCGCCCCTGCCGGTGGTGCCGCGCAAGGTCAGCAAGGACGAGCACGGCCATGAGGTTACGCCCATCGTGCTGGAGTTCGATCTGGGCGTGCACGGGCTCAAAGAGCAGGCAATCGAGCGTCTCGGTGTAGCGGACGGCGGCCCGGGCCAATGCGAATTCGCCGACGGCATCTCGTCGAACCACTTCGATGAGTATTTCGGCGAGACGCTGAAGGACGGCAAGTGGGACCGGACGGGACCAAACGAGAGCCTCGATCTCTTCGGGTACGAGGAGGCTGGCCGCCAGATGCTCCAGCCCGATCGCAAGGACATCAAATGGGACGAGGGGAAGCTACCGCCGTGGGCAACCCCCGTTCTCATCAGCACGGGGGGAGGTGATCAAGCGGTTGCGGATGAGGGATCACCCGTTCCCACGCCGAAGAAAGAAACCAAGGGAAATCTTCTCCAGCGCTTTGACGCGCTCAATAGCAGGTAG
- a CDS encoding phage portal protein, with the protein MGLISDIGAGLSRAAYSLGISFGQPRRDAGRSDIPEMNGWNPPPGFAGSNSYGERDAILGRARDLDKNNAWINGGLDRRVESVIGGSIRLAAQPELTILNRDYDWRMKWTAKTEARFKVWGKDIERRCDARQMLTFGQITKLAYLTYIRDGEVAAEIRDDKRGISNTTNVLLFEAERISTPSDRMFEEGPLLRNGIAFSSSGAAISYYVASRHPADSAGRKTSDRWDYIPRFGKTGRAKLVHVFSPRYAEQNRGISRLAEAMVPAKMLDRVDRAEVQAALKAAILSFFIRSPGSTDDLQAALAPTGNDNELDAWVDKYLDYRTKSPVRMDAAQIVHLLPEEDVVAPDASHPNSNYPAFARFVLQKIAASLGISYPQLSQDWSGINYSSARALLNELWRSFLEDREFFTQQFCTPIYAAWLEVEVANGDITVPGGPANFYRNKTAICMAEWIGPGRGSVDPLKEANANNLDIAAGRKSTVAAILEDGRDPTDVMAEEDWYLKERAKRGMPPPNHNVKAAPTGAEDDPNENEPAPAPPAQPERRAA; encoded by the coding sequence ATGGGGCTGATCTCGGACATCGGCGCAGGCCTCAGCCGCGCTGCCTATTCCTTGGGTATCAGCTTCGGCCAGCCCCGCCGCGACGCTGGCCGCAGCGACATCCCTGAGATGAATGGCTGGAATCCGCCTCCCGGGTTTGCCGGTTCGAACAGTTATGGCGAGCGGGACGCCATCCTCGGTCGCGCGCGGGATCTCGACAAGAACAACGCGTGGATCAACGGCGGGCTTGATAGGCGTGTCGAATCCGTCATCGGCGGGTCGATCCGTCTGGCAGCCCAGCCCGAGCTGACCATCCTCAATCGCGATTACGACTGGCGTATGAAGTGGACCGCCAAGACGGAGGCCCGCTTCAAGGTCTGGGGCAAGGACATCGAACGCCGATGCGATGCTCGGCAGATGCTGACCTTCGGGCAGATCACTAAGCTCGCCTATCTCACCTATATCCGCGATGGCGAGGTGGCGGCCGAGATTCGTGACGACAAGCGCGGCATCTCGAACACCACGAACGTCCTGCTCTTCGAAGCCGAGCGCATCAGCACGCCGAGCGACCGGATGTTCGAAGAGGGACCGCTGCTCCGCAATGGCATTGCCTTCTCATCCAGCGGCGCGGCCATCAGCTATTACGTGGCGTCGCGTCACCCGGCAGACAGCGCTGGCCGCAAGACATCGGACCGGTGGGACTATATCCCCCGCTTCGGCAAAACCGGGCGCGCCAAGCTGGTCCATGTGTTCAGCCCCCGCTACGCAGAACAGAACCGCGGCATCTCGCGCCTCGCCGAAGCGATGGTCCCGGCGAAAATGCTGGACCGCGTCGACCGGGCGGAGGTTCAGGCCGCGCTCAAAGCGGCCATTCTGTCGTTCTTCATCAGATCGCCCGGGTCGACCGATGATCTGCAGGCCGCGCTGGCGCCGACCGGCAACGACAATGAGCTGGACGCATGGGTCGACAAGTATCTCGACTATCGTACCAAGTCGCCGGTCCGCATGGATGCGGCGCAGATCGTCCACCTCCTTCCCGAGGAGGACGTGGTCGCTCCGGATGCCAGCCATCCGAATAGCAACTATCCCGCCTTCGCGCGCTTCGTCCTCCAGAAGATCGCTGCGTCGCTCGGCATCAGCTACCCTCAGCTGTCGCAGGACTGGTCGGGCATCAACTATTCGTCGGCGCGCGCCCTGCTCAACGAACTGTGGCGCTCCTTCCTTGAGGATCGTGAGTTCTTCACGCAGCAGTTCTGCACCCCGATCTATGCCGCATGGCTCGAAGTGGAAGTCGCGAACGGGGACATCACTGTCCCGGGCGGCCCCGCCAACTTCTATCGTAACAAGACGGCTATCTGCATGGCGGAGTGGATCGGACCCGGACGAGGTTCGGTCGATCCGCTCAAAGAGGCGAACGCCAACAATCTCGACATCGCAGCGGGCCGCAAATCGACGGTCGCCGCAATTCTGGAGGATGGTCGAGATCCTACTGACGTGATGGCGGAAGAGGACTGGTATCTCAAAGAGCGCGCAAAGCGCGGCATGCCGCCCCCCAACCACAACGTCAAAGCCGCACCGACCGGAGCGGAGGACGATCCGAACGAAAATGAGCCGGCACCAGCCCCGCCGGCGCAACCGGAGCGCAGGGCAGCATGA
- a CDS encoding S49 family peptidase encodes MTDFPLWAERLYNRPLALDRFKNEVLCEFAQTRITGARPQKLTSATLDRVDHDPERIQANEGFATFQGPNGVRRAFAAYGDIAVIPVRGSLVHRGGWLDAESGLIGYDFLLRQARAAATDDSITGMMLPFDSGGGECAGMFAAAEELASMAKAEGGKPIYAYLDERACSAAYVLASACDKIMGRREVMGGSIAAIINMVDKSKMYEKAGLEPIVIRAAWADRKAKWSGVEPVDAETISRLEEIVDEASEQIVEFVSAMRSDRGVSVKSLKQLRGEVFTGNDLLKFGLIDEIASEREAWDALIAEARSA; translated from the coding sequence ATGACCGATTTCCCGCTGTGGGCCGAGCGCCTCTACAACCGTCCACTGGCGCTGGACCGGTTCAAGAACGAGGTGCTCTGCGAATTCGCGCAGACGCGCATCACCGGCGCGCGACCGCAAAAGCTGACCTCCGCCACGCTGGACAGGGTTGACCACGATCCGGAGCGCATTCAGGCGAACGAGGGCTTCGCAACATTTCAGGGTCCAAATGGCGTCCGCCGCGCCTTTGCCGCCTATGGTGACATTGCCGTCATTCCGGTCAGGGGGTCGCTGGTTCATCGCGGCGGCTGGCTCGACGCAGAGTCCGGTCTGATCGGCTACGATTTCCTGCTGCGGCAGGCGCGCGCGGCGGCCACCGACGACAGCATCACGGGCATGATGCTTCCGTTCGATTCCGGCGGCGGCGAGTGCGCGGGCATGTTCGCAGCGGCCGAGGAACTGGCCAGCATGGCGAAAGCGGAAGGCGGCAAGCCCATCTATGCCTATCTCGACGAGCGCGCGTGCAGCGCCGCCTACGTTCTTGCCAGCGCCTGCGACAAGATCATGGGCCGCCGCGAGGTAATGGGCGGTTCCATAGCTGCCATCATCAACATGGTCGACAAGTCCAAGATGTACGAGAAGGCGGGACTTGAGCCCATCGTCATCCGAGCCGCGTGGGCAGATCGCAAGGCCAAATGGAGTGGTGTCGAACCGGTCGATGCCGAGACTATCAGCCGCTTGGAAGAGATCGTCGATGAGGCCAGCGAGCAGATCGTCGAGTTCGTTTCTGCGATGCGCAGCGATCGCGGTGTTTCGGTCAAGTCGCTCAAGCAACTGCGGGGTGAGGTTTTCACCGGCAACGACCTGCTCAAGTTCGGCCTGATCGACGAAATCGCGTCTGAACGCGAGGCATGGGACGCGCTCATCGCCGAAGCCCGGTCCGCCTGA
- a CDS encoding head decoration protein, whose product MPAVAFNNKRSGCYLGESNPPNQINEEIVFAAAAGNYDAGLVLGQVTANEKFVPHNPAASDGSQVAAAILFHPVTSTGADVKTVATRNGPATISLPYLTFATGISNANRIAAIKALRARGMKVLPQHAGE is encoded by the coding sequence ATGCCGGCTGTAGCGTTCAACAACAAGCGCTCGGGCTGCTACCTGGGCGAAAGCAACCCGCCGAACCAGATCAACGAGGAAATCGTCTTTGCCGCGGCTGCCGGCAACTATGACGCGGGCCTTGTGCTGGGCCAAGTGACGGCAAACGAGAAGTTCGTGCCGCACAATCCCGCCGCCTCGGACGGATCCCAGGTGGCTGCTGCAATCCTGTTTCACCCGGTCACCTCGACCGGCGCGGACGTCAAGACGGTGGCAACCCGCAACGGCCCGGCCACCATCAGCCTGCCGTACCTGACCTTCGCAACCGGCATCTCCAACGCGAACCGGATCGCCGCAATCAAGGCGCTACGCGCGCGCGGGATGAAGGTCCTGCCGCAGCACGCCGGCGAATAA